The proteins below are encoded in one region of Serratia symbiotica:
- the mukF gene encoding chromosome partition protein MukF has translation MSEFSQTVPELVAWARKNDFSISLPTERLAFLLAVATLNGERLDGEISEGELVDAFRHVSKGFEQTHETVAIRANNAINDMVRQRLLNRFTSELADGNAIYRLTPLGIGITDYYIRQREFSTLRLSMQLSIVAQELKRAADAAEEGGDDFHWHRNVFAPLKYSVAEIFDSIDMTQRGMDEQQQSVKADIAALLNQDWQAAISSCEMLLSETSGTLRELQDTLEAAGDKLQAHLLRIQDATQGGAELGFVDKLVFDLQSKLDRIISWGQQTIDLWIGYDRHVHKFIRTAIDMDKNRVFAQRLRQSVQNYFDHPWTLTHAAASRLLDMRDEELTLRSEEVTGELPPDLAFEAFSEICEQLAAMIEQALKIYQEQQKPLNLGAVMRDYLAQYPRARHFDVARLVVDQALRLGVAEADFSGLPAQWQAINDYGAKIQAHVIDKY, from the coding sequence ATGAGTGAATTTTCCCAGACCGTACCCGAACTGGTCGCCTGGGCACGGAAAAATGACTTCTCTATTTCGCTCCCTACAGAGCGTCTCGCCTTTCTGCTCGCTGTCGCCACCCTTAATGGCGAGCGGCTGGACGGCGAAATCAGCGAAGGTGAACTGGTTGATGCATTTCGCCACGTCAGTAAGGGTTTCGAACAGACGCATGAAACGGTCGCCATACGTGCCAACAATGCGATCAACGATATGGTACGCCAGCGCCTGTTGAACCGCTTTACCAGCGAACTGGCGGACGGCAACGCCATTTACCGCCTAACGCCACTGGGTATCGGCATTACCGACTATTATATTCGCCAGCGTGAGTTCTCCACACTGCGGCTGTCGATGCAGCTGTCAATTGTAGCGCAGGAACTCAAGCGTGCCGCCGATGCTGCCGAAGAGGGGGGGGATGATTTCCACTGGCACCGCAACGTGTTTGCGCCGTTGAAATATTCGGTGGCCGAGATCTTTGACAGTATCGATATGACCCAACGGGGAATGGACGAACAGCAGCAGAGTGTGAAGGCGGATATCGCGGCGTTGCTGAACCAGGATTGGCAGGCGGCAATTTCCAGTTGCGAGATGTTGCTGTCAGAAACCTCCGGTACCCTGCGCGAGTTGCAAGATACGCTGGAGGCGGCGGGCGATAAGTTGCAGGCTCACCTGCTGCGTATCCAAGACGCGACCCAGGGCGGCGCGGAACTGGGCTTCGTCGATAAACTGGTGTTCGATCTGCAAAGCAAGCTGGATCGCATCATCAGTTGGGGCCAACAGACCATTGACTTGTGGATCGGTTATGACCGCCATGTACACAAATTTATCCGAACCGCCATCGATATGGATAAAAACCGTGTGTTTGCCCAACGTCTGCGCCAATCGGTGCAAAACTATTTTGACCATCCGTGGACACTGACCCATGCCGCTGCCTCCCGTCTGCTAGATATGCGCGACGAAGAGCTAACGCTACGCAGTGAAGAAGTGACCGGGGAGCTACCGCCAGACTTGGCGTTTGAAGCGTTCAGCGAGATCTGTGAACAGTTGGCAGCGATGATTGAACAGGCGCTGAAGATCTATCAGGAACAGCAAAAGCCGCTCAATCTTGGGGCGGTGATGCGCGATTATCTGGCGCAATATCCGCGTGCGCGTCATTTTGACGTAGCGCGTTTAGTGGTCGACCAGGCGCTGCGCCTTGGTGTGGCTGAAGCAGATTTTTCAGGATTGCCAGCGCAATGGCAGGCAATCAATGATTACGGAGCCAAGATCCAGGCCCATGTCATCGACAAATATTGA
- the mltB gene encoding lytic murein transglycosylase B encodes MRYLVALLPLITLLAACGTATTLPQRTTEKGGFLLTPAHSGKLPSGDFAYNPNTARFIDKMVREHGFDRQQLHNLLAQTKRLDSVLRQMEQQAPTPTTQAPAGPNGFWLRYRNKFITADNVQNGVAFWNQYQDALQRAWQVYGVPPEIIVGIIGVETRWGQVMGKTRVIDALATLAFDYPRRADYFVGELETFLLMSHTEGNDPLELRGSFAGAMGYGQFMPSSYKRYAVDFDGDGHINLWEPVDAIGSIANYFKAHGWVKGGAVAVQAYGQAPGLEHGFKTRYPIDSLAAAGLSPQGSLGDNHQASLLRLDIGTGYQYWYGLPNFYTITRYNHSTYYAMVVWQLGEAVGRSARGSFESVHHSVSR; translated from the coding sequence ATGCGTTATCTGGTTGCTCTCCTCCCTCTGATCACCTTGCTGGCTGCTTGCGGCACGGCTACCACTCTGCCTCAGCGCACCACGGAGAAAGGCGGCTTTTTGCTGACGCCTGCCCACAGTGGCAAACTGCCAAGTGGGGATTTCGCCTACAACCCAAATACGGCGCGCTTTATTGATAAAATGGTGCGGGAGCACGGTTTTGATCGCCAACAGCTACACAACTTGCTGGCGCAGACCAAACGGCTGGATTCGGTGCTGCGGCAGATGGAACAACAAGCACCAACGCCCACCACACAGGCACCGGCTGGCCCTAACGGCTTTTGGTTGCGCTACCGCAACAAATTTATCACAGCGGATAACGTGCAAAACGGCGTGGCGTTCTGGAACCAGTATCAAGATGCCCTGCAACGCGCTTGGCAGGTCTATGGTGTGCCACCGGAGATCATCGTCGGTATTATTGGGGTTGAAACTCGTTGGGGGCAGGTAATGGGGAAAACCCGCGTTATCGATGCCTTGGCAACGTTGGCCTTCGACTATCCACGTCGCGCCGACTATTTTGTTGGCGAGTTAGAGACATTCCTACTGATGTCGCACACGGAGGGGAATGATCCGCTGGAACTGCGCGGCTCATTTGCCGGCGCTATGGGCTACGGCCAGTTTATGCCTTCCTCATATAAGCGCTACGCGGTTGACTTCGATGGTGACGGTCATATTAACCTGTGGGAACCGGTGGATGCCATCGGCAGTATTGCTAACTACTTCAAAGCGCACGGCTGGGTCAAAGGCGGAGCGGTGGCGGTACAGGCTTATGGTCAGGCTCCTGGGCTGGAGCATGGCTTCAAAACTCGTTACCCGATCGACAGCCTGGCAGCGGCGGGTTTAAGTCCACAGGGATCGTTGGGCGACAATCATCAGGCTAGCCTACTGCGTCTGGATATCGGCACTGGCTATCAGTATTGGTACGGCCTGCCTAACTTCTACACTATTACTCGCTATAACCACAGCACTTATTATGCGATGGTGGTATGGCAGTTGGGTGAAGCGGTGGGGCGCTCGGCACGCGGTTCATTCGAAAGCGTTCATCACTCTGTGTCACGCTAA
- the elyC gene encoding envelope biogenesis factor ElyC codes for MLFNLKKLIGALLMPLPTLLLLMGLALLLLWCTRWQKSGKTILTLSWLLLLLFSLHPVADRLLRPIESEYQTYRGHDPVNYIVVLGGSYTFNPDWAPSSNLIGNSLPRVTEGVRLYLTHPGAKLVFTGARGVNTLSNAATAARVAESLGVPSRDILRLDRPLDTEQEAGQVAALVGNQPFILVTSASHMPRAMRFFKAKGLHPIPAPANQLAISPPLNTWQRVMPSSMFLSHSEHAWYETLGSLWQRLTGTDEAGGDESHPAT; via the coding sequence CTGCTGTTCAACCTGAAAAAACTCATTGGCGCACTGTTGATGCCGCTGCCCACGCTGCTGTTGCTGATGGGCCTGGCGCTGCTGTTGCTGTGGTGTACTCGCTGGCAAAAAAGTGGCAAAACGATTTTGACGCTCAGTTGGCTGTTGCTGTTGCTTTTCAGCCTGCACCCCGTGGCCGATCGGCTGCTGCGGCCGATCGAATCCGAATACCAGACCTACCGGGGCCATGATCCGGTGAACTATATCGTGGTGCTGGGGGGAAGCTATACCTTCAACCCAGACTGGGCACCGAGTTCAAACCTGATCGGTAACAGCCTGCCGCGCGTAACAGAGGGGGTAAGGTTATATCTCACCCATCCGGGTGCCAAGTTGGTGTTTACCGGCGCGCGTGGCGTAAATACACTCAGCAACGCCGCTACCGCCGCCCGAGTCGCGGAAAGTCTGGGCGTGCCATCGCGCGATATCCTTAGGCTGGATCGCCCATTGGACACCGAGCAAGAAGCCGGACAAGTGGCGGCGCTGGTCGGCAACCAGCCGTTTATACTGGTAACGTCAGCCAGCCATATGCCGCGAGCAATGCGTTTTTTCAAAGCCAAGGGGCTGCACCCCATCCCCGCACCAGCCAACCAACTGGCGATCAGCCCACCATTGAATACTTGGCAGCGCGTTATGCCTTCCTCCATGTTCCTCAGCCACAGCGAACACGCATGGTATGAGACTTTGGGTAGCCTGTGGCAGCGGTTAACAGGCACCGATGAGGCTGGTGGCGATGAGTCACACCCGGCGACATAA
- the mukB gene encoding chromosome partition protein MukB has translation MIERGKFRSLTLVNWNGFFARTFDLDALVTTLSGGNGAGKSTTMAAFVTALIPDLTLLHFRNTTEAGATNGSRDKGLHGKLRAGVCYSTLDVVNSRHQRVVVGVRLQQVAGRDRKVDIKPFTIQGLPIAVQPTELLTQTVGERQARVLPLHELKERVEEMEGVQFKQFNSITDYHSLMFDLGVIPKRLRSSADRSKFYRLIEASLYGGISSAITRSLRDYLLPENSGVRKAFQDMEAALRENRMTLEAIRVTQSDRDLFKHLISEATSYVAADYMRHANERRIHLDGALTLRSDLLGSRQQLAAEQYRHVEMARELVEQSSAESDLETDYQAASDHLNLVQTALRQQEKISRYESDLEELAYRLEEQSEVVAEASEQQAENEARTEAAELEVDELKSQLADYQQALDVQQTRAIQYQQALQALERARSLCQLQELTADNAEQWLETFQAHEQQATEALLMLEQKLSVADAAHGQFEQAYQLVGKIAGQVSRSEAWQCARELLRDWPAQQHLAERVQPLRLRLSELEQRLRLQHDAERLLQEFCKRHGQDYQPDDLDALLQELEERLDSLSQSVSEAGEQRMGMRQELEQLQQRIRELTACAPVWLAAQDSLRQLCEQSGEPLESSQQVTEYMQQLLERERETTVERDEVAARKSDVEAQIERLSQPDGAEDPRLVTLAERFGGVLLSEIYDDVTLDDAPYFSALYGPSRHAIVVPDLSRVREMLEGLEDCPEDLYLIEGDPQSFDDSVFTVEEQQRAVLVKTADRQWRYSRYPQVPLFGRAARENRLEVLHAERETLAERYATLSFDVQKTQRAHQAFSRFIGSHLAVAFNADPEAEIRSLNARRGEIERALNTHEAQNQQQRQQYEQAKEGISALNRLMPRVSLLNDDTLQDRVEEIHEELEQAQDAARHIQQHGVSLTKLEPLLPVLQSDPQQHQQLQQDYAQAQNVQCQLKQQAFALTEVVQRRAHFSYTDSAGMLNADNDLNDKLRQRLEHAEAERTRTREQLRQYQTQFTQFSQVLASLKSAYDAKHDMLKELSQELVDIGVQADANAEARARQRRDELHAALSNNRTRCNQLEKQLTFCETEMDSLQKKLRKLERDYYQLREQVVTAKAGWCAVMRMVKDNGVERRLHRRELAYMDGDALRSMSDKALGALRLAVADNEHLRDVLRLSEDPKHPERKIQFYIAVYQHLRERIRQDIIRTDDPVEAIEQMEIELGRLTEELTAREQKLAISAKSVANIIRKTIQREQNRIRMLNQGLQAVSFGQVKSVRLNVNVREAHATLLDVLSEQQEQHQDLFSSNRLTFSEALAKLYQRLNPQIDMGQRTPQTIGEALLDYRNYLELEVEVFRGSDGWLRAESGALSTGEAIGTGMSILVMVVQSWEEESRRLRGKDISPCRLLFLDEAARLDAKSIATLFELCDRLEMQLIIAAPENISPEKGTTYKLVRKVFQNHEHVHVVGLRGFASEPPVSGSAAVETS, from the coding sequence ATGATTGAACGCGGTAAATTTCGCTCGTTGACGCTGGTTAACTGGAACGGCTTTTTCGCCCGCACCTTTGATTTGGACGCGTTGGTGACCACGCTGTCCGGCGGCAATGGCGCAGGGAAATCCACCACTATGGCGGCTTTCGTCACCGCATTGATCCCCGATCTGACGCTGCTGCATTTTCGCAACACCACCGAGGCCGGTGCGACCAACGGATCGCGCGACAAAGGTTTGCACGGCAAACTGCGTGCCGGTGTTTGTTATTCCACGCTTGACGTGGTCAACTCGCGCCACCAGCGTGTGGTGGTTGGTGTGCGTTTGCAGCAGGTGGCGGGGCGTGATCGCAAGGTCGATATCAAACCCTTCACCATTCAGGGGCTGCCGATTGCGGTACAGCCAACGGAGCTTTTGACCCAGACAGTGGGCGAGCGCCAAGCACGCGTACTGCCGTTGCATGAGCTGAAAGAACGCGTGGAAGAGATGGAAGGGGTACAGTTCAAGCAGTTCAACTCCATCACCGATTACCACTCGCTAATGTTCGATCTGGGAGTGATCCCGAAACGCCTGCGATCATCCGCCGATCGCAGTAAATTCTACCGCCTGATCGAAGCCTCATTGTACGGCGGTATTTCCAGCGCCATCACCCGCTCGCTGCGTGACTATTTGCTGCCGGAAAACAGCGGCGTGCGCAAGGCGTTCCAGGATATGGAAGCCGCGCTGCGTGAAAACCGTATGACGCTGGAGGCAATCCGCGTCACCCAGTCTGATCGTGACCTGTTTAAACATTTGATCTCTGAGGCTACTTCCTATGTGGCGGCGGACTACATGCGTCATGCCAACGAACGCCGTATTCATCTGGATGGTGCGCTGACATTGCGCAGCGATCTGCTGGGCAGCCGCCAACAACTGGCCGCCGAGCAGTATCGCCATGTGGAAATGGCGCGAGAACTGGTAGAGCAAAGCAGCGCGGAATCCGATCTGGAAACCGATTACCAAGCTGCCAGCGATCACCTGAATCTGGTGCAAACGGCGCTGCGCCAACAGGAAAAGATCTCGCGTTATGAAAGCGATCTGGAAGAACTGGCCTACCGTCTGGAAGAACAGAGTGAGGTGGTGGCCGAAGCCAGCGAGCAACAAGCCGAAAACGAAGCGCGCACTGAGGCGGCTGAGTTGGAAGTGGATGAACTGAAAAGTCAACTTGCCGACTATCAACAGGCGCTTGATGTGCAGCAGACCCGCGCCATTCAATACCAGCAGGCGTTGCAGGCGCTGGAGCGCGCCCGCAGCCTATGCCAGCTACAGGAACTGACTGCCGATAATGCTGAACAGTGGCTGGAAACTTTCCAAGCGCACGAGCAGCAAGCGACGGAAGCCTTGCTGATGTTGGAGCAGAAACTGAGTGTGGCCGACGCCGCGCATGGCCAATTCGAACAGGCTTACCAACTAGTGGGTAAAATTGCCGGGCAAGTCAGTCGCAGTGAAGCTTGGCAGTGTGCACGTGAATTGCTGCGTGACTGGCCTGCGCAGCAACATCTTGCCGAACGCGTGCAGCCGCTGCGCCTGCGTCTGAGCGAACTGGAACAGCGTTTGCGTTTACAGCACGATGCCGAACGGTTGTTGCAGGAGTTCTGCAAACGCCACGGCCAAGACTATCAGCCGGACGATCTTGATGCGCTGTTGCAAGAGTTGGAGGAACGCCTGGACTCGCTGTCGCAGAGCGTTAGCGAGGCTGGCGAACAGCGGATGGGCATGCGTCAGGAACTGGAACAGCTTCAGCAGCGTATTCGTGAATTGACGGCGTGTGCGCCGGTGTGGCTGGCGGCGCAAGATTCTTTGCGCCAGCTTTGTGAGCAGAGCGGTGAGCCACTGGAAAGCAGCCAGCAGGTGACCGAGTACATGCAACAACTGCTGGAGCGCGAACGTGAAACCACCGTTGAGCGCGACGAGGTGGCGGCGCGCAAAAGCGATGTAGAAGCCCAGATCGAGCGTCTCAGTCAGCCAGACGGTGCCGAAGACCCACGTCTGGTTACCCTGGCTGAACGCTTTGGCGGTGTGCTGCTGTCTGAAATCTACGACGATGTCACTCTTGACGACGCCCCTTATTTCTCGGCGCTGTACGGCCCTTCGCGCCATGCCATCGTAGTGCCGGATCTGTCGCGGGTACGCGAGATGCTAGAAGGTCTGGAAGACTGCCCGGAAGATCTCTATCTGATCGAGGGGGATCCGCAGTCGTTCGATGACAGCGTGTTCACCGTCGAAGAACAGCAACGGGCGGTCTTGGTAAAAACCGCTGACCGTCAGTGGCGTTATTCGCGCTATCCACAGGTGCCGTTGTTTGGCCGCGCTGCGCGCGAAAACCGTTTGGAGGTGCTGCACGCCGAGCGCGAAACGCTGGCGGAACGTTACGCGACGCTATCGTTCGACGTCCAGAAAACACAGCGTGCACATCAGGCGTTCAGCCGCTTTATCGGTAGCCATCTGGCGGTAGCATTTAACGCCGATCCAGAAGCCGAAATCCGTAGCCTGAACGCTCGGCGCGGTGAAATTGAACGTGCGCTAAACACTCATGAGGCACAGAACCAGCAGCAACGCCAGCAGTATGAGCAGGCGAAAGAGGGCATTTCCGCGCTGAACCGCTTAATGCCACGGGTATCGTTACTCAATGACGATACTTTGCAGGATCGGGTGGAGGAGATCCATGAAGAGCTGGAACAGGCGCAGGATGCTGCGCGTCATATTCAGCAGCACGGCGTATCCCTGACCAAACTGGAACCGTTGCTGCCGGTGTTGCAGAGCGATCCGCAGCAGCATCAACAATTACAGCAGGACTATGCGCAGGCACAGAACGTGCAGTGCCAGCTCAAACAGCAAGCGTTTGCGCTGACCGAAGTGGTGCAGCGCCGTGCGCACTTTAGTTATACCGACTCGGCGGGCATGCTGAACGCCGACAATGATCTTAACGACAAGTTGCGCCAGCGTTTGGAACACGCGGAGGCGGAACGTACCCGCACCCGTGAACAACTGCGTCAATACCAAACTCAGTTTACTCAGTTCAGCCAGGTGCTGGCTTCACTGAAAAGTGCCTATGATGCCAAACACGACATGCTGAAAGAGTTGAGCCAGGAACTGGTGGATATCGGCGTGCAGGCTGACGCCAATGCTGAAGCACGTGCGCGCCAACGCCGCGATGAACTGCATGCGGCGCTGAGCAACAACCGCACGCGCTGCAATCAACTGGAGAAACAACTGACCTTCTGTGAAACAGAAATGGACAGCTTGCAGAAGAAACTGCGCAAGTTGGAGCGCGATTACTATCAGTTACGTGAGCAGGTAGTGACCGCCAAGGCGGGCTGGTGTGCGGTAATGCGCATGGTGAAAGACAATGGTGTGGAGCGCCGTCTGCACCGCCGCGAACTGGCTTATATGGATGGTGACGCTTTGCGTTCGATGTCGGATAAGGCGCTCGGTGCACTGCGTCTGGCGGTGGCGGATAACGAACATCTGCGCGATGTGCTGCGTCTATCGGAAGATCCGAAGCACCCGGAACGCAAAATCCAGTTCTACATAGCTGTTTACCAGCATCTGCGTGAACGTATTCGTCAGGATATTATTCGCACCGACGATCCGGTCGAAGCCATCGAACAGATGGAAATCGAGCTGGGCCGTCTGACTGAGGAACTGACCGCCCGTGAGCAAAAGCTGGCGATCAGTGCCAAGAGCGTGGCCAATATCATCCGCAAGACCATCCAGCGTGAGCAGAACCGCATTCGCATGCTCAACCAGGGTTTACAGGCGGTCTCTTTTGGTCAGGTGAAAAGTGTGCGGTTGAACGTCAATGTGCGTGAAGCACACGCCACCTTGCTGGACGTGCTCTCCGAGCAGCAAGAACAGCATCAGGATTTGTTTAGCAGTAACCGTCTAACCTTTTCGGAGGCGCTGGCTAAACTGTATCAGCGCTTGAACCCGCAGATCGATATGGGGCAGCGTACGCCGCAAACCATCGGCGAAGCACTGCTGGATTACCGCAACTACCTTGAACTGGAGGTGGAGGTATTCCGTGGTTCTGATGGCTGGCTGCGCGCAGAGAGCGGTGCTTTATCCACGGGGGAAGCGATCGGTACCGGGATGTCGATTCTGGTGATGGTAGTGCAGAGCTGGGAAGAAGAGTCGCGCCGTCTGCGCGGCAAAGACATCTCGCCGTGCCGTCTATTGTTCCTTGATGAGGCAGCGCGTCTGGACGCCAAGTCCATCGCCACGCTGTTCGAGCTGTGTGACCGTCTAGAAATGCAGTTGATCATCGCTGCGCCGGAGAATATCAGCCCGGAGAAAGGCACCACCTATAAGCTGGTGCGCAAAGTGTTCCAAAACCATGAGCATGTGCATGTGGTGGGGTTGCGTGGTTTTGCCAGCGAGCCGCCAGTGTCAGGCAGCGCAGCGGTAGAAACGTCATAG
- a CDS encoding Trm112 family protein codes for MDHRLLEIVACPVCNGNLYFNKENQELICKVDGLAYPLRDGIPVLLEDAARALCVDEKHA; via the coding sequence ATGGATCACCGTTTACTCGAAATCGTTGCTTGCCCGGTCTGCAACGGTAATCTTTATTTCAACAAAGAAAACCAAGAACTGATTTGCAAGGTGGATGGCTTGGCTTATCCATTGCGCGATGGCATCCCAGTGCTGTTGGAAGATGCCGCGCGTGCACTCTGTGTGGATGAGAAGCACGCATGA
- the kdsB gene encoding 3-deoxy-manno-octulosonate cytidylyltransferase: MSFIAIIPARYASTRLPAKPLADINGKPMVVHVMERARESGASRVIVAVDHPEVAKAVEAAGGEICMTRLDHYSGTERLAEVIEHYGFDDDQIIVNVQGDEPMIPPLIVRQVAENLAASCAGMATLAVPINSAEEAFNPNAVKVVIDAQGYALYFSRATIPWDRQGFATSQDTIGDTLLRHIGIYAYRAGFVRRYVSWQPSQLEQIELLEQLRVLWYGEKIHVAVAKVIPSVGVDTPDDLQRVRDSLR, from the coding sequence ATGAGTTTCATCGCTATTATCCCTGCCCGCTATGCATCAACCCGTTTGCCTGCTAAACCGTTGGCCGATATTAACGGCAAGCCGATGGTGGTGCATGTGATGGAGCGAGCGCGTGAATCCGGTGCCAGCCGCGTGATCGTGGCGGTCGACCATCCAGAGGTAGCCAAAGCGGTTGAGGCCGCAGGCGGTGAAATCTGTATGACCCGTCTGGATCACTATTCCGGCACCGAACGCTTGGCAGAAGTGATTGAACATTATGGCTTTGACGATGACCAGATCATTGTCAATGTGCAGGGTGACGAGCCGATGATCCCACCGCTTATCGTGCGTCAGGTGGCGGAAAATCTGGCCGCCAGTTGCGCTGGTATGGCCACATTAGCGGTGCCGATCAACAGTGCCGAAGAAGCCTTTAACCCCAATGCGGTTAAAGTGGTGATAGATGCGCAGGGCTACGCGCTCTATTTTTCGCGCGCCACTATTCCCTGGGATCGTCAGGGCTTCGCCACATCGCAAGACACCATTGGCGATACCCTGTTGCGGCACATCGGCATTTACGCCTACCGTGCTGGATTTGTCCGCCGTTACGTCAGTTGGCAGCCGAGTCAGTTGGAACAGATTGAATTGTTGGAACAGTTGCGGGTGCTATGGTACGGCGAAAAAATCCATGTGGCGGTTGCCAAGGTCATACCGAGCGTGGGCGTCGATACGCCTGATGATCTACAGCGTGTGCGCGACAGCCTGCGCTAA
- the mukE gene encoding chromosome partition protein MukE codes for MSSTNIEQLMPVKLAKALSNTLFPALDSQLRAGRHIGIDELDNHAFLMDFQDELEEFYHRYSVELIRAPEGFFYLRPRSTTLIPRSVLSELDMMVGKILCYLYLSPERLAHEGIFSHQELYDELLSLADESKLLKFVNQRSSGSDLDRQKLHEKVRTSLNRLRRLGMVYFMGNDSSKFRITEAVFRFGADVRSGDDPREAQLRMIRDGEALPVEHSLLLNDDHDAEDHQVDNVPDGAEDEQQ; via the coding sequence ATGTCATCGACAAATATTGAACAACTCATGCCAGTCAAACTGGCCAAGGCATTATCCAATACGCTGTTTCCGGCGTTGGACAGCCAACTGCGTGCGGGTCGTCACATCGGTATCGATGAGTTGGACAACCACGCTTTCTTGATGGATTTTCAGGATGAACTGGAAGAATTTTACCACCGCTATAGCGTCGAGTTGATTCGGGCGCCGGAAGGGTTCTTCTATTTGCGCCCACGCTCCACCACCTTGATCCCGCGTTCGGTGTTGTCAGAGCTGGACATGATGGTCGGCAAGATCCTGTGCTACCTCTATCTTAGCCCTGAGCGTCTGGCACACGAAGGTATCTTCAGCCATCAAGAACTGTACGATGAGCTGCTGAGCTTGGCGGATGAGAGCAAGTTGCTGAAGTTTGTTAACCAGCGCTCTAGCGGCTCGGATCTTGATCGTCAGAAGCTGCACGAAAAAGTACGCACCTCGTTGAACCGCCTGCGTCGGTTGGGCATGGTCTATTTCATGGGCAATGACAGCAGCAAGTTCCGTATCACTGAGGCGGTATTCCGCTTTGGTGCCGATGTGCGCAGCGGTGATGATCCGCGTGAAGCGCAGTTGCGCATGATCCGCGATGGTGAGGCGCTGCCGGTTGAGCACAGCCTGTTGCTGAATGATGACCATGATGCTGAAGATCACCAGGTTGATAATGTTCCAGACGGTGCAGAGGATGAACAGCAATGA
- the cmoM gene encoding tRNA uridine 5-oxyacetic acid(34) methyltransferase CmoM: MQDRNFDDIAEKFAHNIYGTTKGKIRQAVVWQDLTTLLAQLPQRSLRILDAGGGEGHMACQLAQAGHQVLLCDLSGEMIQRAAQLAEQKGVSQNMQFIQSSAQEIAQHLAQPVDLILFHAVLEWIAEPEAALQQLFGCLLPGGALSLMFFNANGLVMRNAVLGNFQLVDPVVRRRRKRSLSPQHPQQPLQVYGWLEQMGMRISGKTGVRVFHDYLQSRQLQTQKFEQLLALEQHYCRQEPYVSLGRYIHVMAHKPNLKDEL, from the coding sequence ATGCAGGATCGCAATTTTGACGATATTGCCGAAAAATTTGCGCATAATATTTACGGTACCACCAAAGGGAAAATTCGCCAGGCGGTGGTGTGGCAAGATCTGACCACACTATTGGCGCAGTTACCGCAGCGGTCACTACGCATTCTTGATGCCGGTGGTGGTGAAGGCCATATGGCCTGCCAGTTGGCACAGGCAGGCCATCAGGTGCTGCTGTGCGACCTTTCTGGTGAGATGATCCAGCGTGCTGCACAGTTGGCTGAACAGAAAGGTGTCAGCCAGAACATGCAATTTATACAAAGCTCGGCGCAGGAGATCGCTCAACATTTAGCACAGCCGGTAGATCTGATATTGTTTCATGCCGTGCTTGAATGGATCGCTGAACCCGAAGCGGCGTTGCAGCAGTTATTCGGCTGTCTGCTGCCGGGTGGCGCGTTATCGCTGATGTTCTTTAACGCTAATGGCCTGGTGATGCGCAACGCGGTATTGGGTAATTTTCAACTGGTAGATCCGGTGGTCAGAAGACGCAGAAAGCGCTCGCTGTCGCCGCAACATCCCCAGCAGCCGCTGCAGGTATATGGCTGGCTGGAACAGATGGGCATGCGCATCAGTGGGAAAACTGGCGTGCGAGTGTTCCACGATTATTTACAAAGCAGACAGTTACAGACACAAAAATTTGAACAGTTACTGGCGCTTGAACAGCACTATTGTCGTCAGGAGCCTTACGTGAGTTTGGGACGCTATATCCACGTCATGGCGCACAAACCCAACCTGAAGGACGAACTATGA